AACTTTCTGCATTACGCCCAAACTTTTTACTCTTGCACTCGACATTGCGAGTTTAGtctgatttaatgaaaaaattgtgTGCAGCTGTAGCATCTTGGTTATTGCCAAATTACTCGGCTCCTCTTCTAACGTTTCAACTGAAGAACTCCttattttactaatattttaaccaacttttttcctctctcagaataaactaaaaaaaaaaaattagtaaaatcaGCAGATATGACCTAAGtgagtgtgtgtggggagggggaagggggcgATTGCCCCCCCCCAAAGAAGAATCTTCCACCAATTCCCATCACTTCCTTCTGCTAGAAGACTGCCATCAGTCATCAGTTTTCAAATTTCAGAAATGCCATGAATTATTACAAATATTACAAAGGCTggagttttttttaataaaaattataaggTTATAAATACGAAGGTGGCTATCACTTTGTATAATAATACCAACATAGCAGAATCTGGACTTCAAACACAAACTGAAGATAAACTGCAGGTGTGAGATACGACCAGCAAAGCCAGCTCAGTGCAACTAGCACAGCGCTGGACGATCGAGCCTCTTTTTATAGAGTAGTCCAAGGTAAATGACACAACTCCTCACTCTGAAGGACTATTGAGTAATCTGGCGACATCTGTTCAACAGGAATGACAAccacattaaagaaagaaaaaaaccaattaATACTTCAAACAAAATACTCTTTTATTAGAGTATTTTTGATTAAATATACAGAACTCGATTGCTACTTAAAATTTCTATCGTTCAAAGTTTTTCCCTCGAGAAGGACGGTAACGATGCTATCTCAGTGCGTATTATATGGAAGGATCACACCTCTCAAGCGTCTAGCTCATAAATCAGAGCAATGCTGCACGTACTCGGTGTGCCAGCAAAAGAAGGTACTGCTGCAATGCAATTAACATACAAAAAATGCACTGCCAACACATACACGGCCAGCTCTATGGCCAGTGATCCAGAGAGTAGCATCACATTGAGAAGTAGGCTTAGCAgcacaggaatgaaaaagaaaacacagttcctGACCACAAAAAAGGTAAGAGTTCCAGAAGGCTTGTACAAGTCCTAAGCGTTCCTCCCTCACAAGGACTGCAAAGGACTACAAATTTAGCCACTGGTTTGGAAGATTTTCCGAAGCATCCGTCGTGCTGGGGGCAGGGATGCAGAAGTCTCACTGAAAAAGGTGATGAAACGAGTGAGTCTACAGCCCTTACGCACCTCCGAATGTCACCATCGCAGGCAGTCTGGTGAAGCACACACTTAGGGCTGAAAGACCACCAGCTATAGGCTGGCTTCTGCGCCGGGGCCTTGACACCCGTTTGTTCCTCTACCAGCACGGATAAAATTGAGCTCTTATTTTATACGCAGGACGACATTAACAAAGCAGCGTGTGTAGGTAGCTACGCCCCTGCTGCCCCTCCCTGCTGGTATCAGTTCCTTGAGCATATCATGTAAGTAACTACCATTACTATCAGACTTCAAATATTCAAGCTGTGTACTTTGTTTACATCTGCGCACACATACGACAGCCAAGACCTGCAATTCTGTGCCTTTTCATACTGCTCCACCGTTAAGCAAAACCTAAGCAATCGTCAGCTTTTAATTACGCACAGTACATCtcctagacttttttttaaagaattgaacAAAAATTTAGAAGTATGTTTGGTCAAGTTTATCACTGCATGTGGTACAATCAAACCTGGTTAACTGGCACTCATCAACCGTCTCGTGATGGAATGTCTAATGGcagatttctttaaatgaaaaatccagACAATTGAGAGGTATGCAGAAAACCCGTCTTAAATATTTGAAGCTACACGTGCCATCTTACAGAACACAAGCTACAGTTACAGACATAACATTAAATCTTATTAACCAATAGTGCATAAGAACTTAAAAACAGTCAGTGAAATCAGTTCAGACAGTGACTTCCAAAAAAGTCATGCCTCAACTGCATTGTgtgaaggggcgggggggggggaggggaataatTTTTAGGCAATTTTAACACAAAGTTTTAATCTAcatttgaaaagctgttttattttatatatacacactatgtataaaataaattaaaaaggggaaggaggaaatagCTTTGTATATGCTTCAAATTAACACAGACCAGTAGTTCCATAAATGAACATTTTACCGTCTTTGTGGTAAAAAGCTGACATAGAAGTTCAAAACCATACAATGCTTATAAATAGAAAGAgttcaaaagatatttttttaaaaaatggaatttaaacaTCATTTTCCCTTCCCCTACAATACACTTTAGTTTTGTATGTCATAGCATCAATACATTTACAGAGTATCTGGACGTCACATCCACACAAGAATTCGTAACAAAGCAGGTAAAAGTGCTAGCGGTGTTAAAGTTTAGGACTTCTCCCAAATAACTCTACCTGCTCCTCAGCCTTCTCCTGAAATGAAGGCTATCAACATTCATCACCCAGTTTGAGGTATGGGCAGAAGAAAAAACTGCAACTGGTACTCCCCGCCCCGCCTTGCCTCTGCTAAAATACAGCAGCAATCTATTGATCTGGTAATTGACAATGGTGGTGCACAATCTCTTACCTCCATTCAGCTTGTGTATAATTTAATcactatataaaaaaaagttattttgaaacaTAGTATTAATGCTgaacttaaaaaacaacaacaaaaaaaaaaaacccaaaaaaccccaactttaaaTCTTCTTTGCAACCATGTTTAAATGTTCTTGTTCCAGACTTAAAGCTTCACATAAACACCGGACAGAAGGATGACAATTTTAAACCAAGAGAGCACCTAAAAATATACTATAGGTAAAAATGAAATCAATCATCTCTCCACTTCATAAAAATGTAGAAACCCTGTCAGCAACAGTAGTAGACTCAGAAGGAACAAGGTGAAAAGGAGCATCTAGAATACTCAAGAGGCTTGCTACGCTACTTCTCTTTATTGCCCATTCTCTCATTTGTATGGACGGCCACTGCACGACAAGAAGCCTGTGATAGttctcttgtcttcctttcaCCACTGCTGCCAGCTGAAGTCGTCATTGCTGCCAAAGACCAAGAAAAATCCTAGGATCGTGGCAAAGATGACTGTATTCCCCGTAAGAACAAGTGCACACGCGCCCCAGTAAATCTGTGAACAAGGGGGATTTAGTTAGACACATTTTGAACTGAATACCGACAAAAGGTTAACGTCTTAATGTCAGATTCTAGACAAAGCTCACCAACAGGCCCGTGATGCAAGAAGGCGGTATCTCATTATTTGTGGTTACGCCAAGAAGGCTGGGTTTACCCAAAATGACTCGACCAATTCACAGTTAGCCAAGCAGCACTGCAAGTTTCTTCTAGCCGTGTTCAAAGCACTGGCTAGCAGGCACAGCTGTTTTGCCGTAACATCCACAAACAGTAAAGTGAGGCTAGGCAACAGCATCACACACATCTGCAGCCCAGCTATACTTGCTAACCAGGCTATAAGACTGttttaaacagacatttaagGATGCAGGTCTTCAAAATGCCAGCAGATATCCCAGTAACAAAACAGGAGGTGAATGTTTTCCAAGGAGAGTAAGTGGATTACTCAACGGGTGTGAGGCATTCAAACGGACCGTCTGAGCTGTTCTTGCCTAAAGAGATTTTATGAAAATGCACTCCATGTTTTTTGACTTAGTAGCGCGCTCTGAAATTCACACAAACAAGGTCATCTTTTAAAGGATTTTAGTGAAAAGCCGTATACTGGGAAAGATGTAGTGACAACTGGGAAGTTTGCAAAATAACACCACATTATCAGTTACGGTGAGTGCAGAAACGCATCATTTGTTCATGCTTCTTTAGCCCAACCGTTCCACAAATTGCCTTCAAAGTGTTCGATACACTTTTATATTGCCTGTTAAGTTTTCACACTATTTTCTATCTCGTTTTCTCTGCATTGCATATAGGCTGTTAGGGTTTATTCCATGACCACGTGAAGCAATTGGCAATCACGACGTTCTGCCGTGCTTCCATTTCTAGTATTCATTTTTCTTGCCAAAAGAACTCTTACTGTGTTTCCACTGCAAGCATCTTAAGTATGCATTTATAAGAGTTGCTTAGTGCATGAGAGCTTTACCTTCAGTAAAAAAACATAAAGAACAaagttttctaggaaaaaaaaaaaaccccaaccacagaTCATAGATTGAAATATTACTAACCAGTTCTGCTCTTGCAAACACTATCGGTAGCCCAAATGCTGAGACAACAATGCCTGTTGTAAGAAATATTGCTAGCTCCTTGCAGGCATTACTTGTAGCATCTGTGTCATCTACTAATCTTCTTGCTATGCAGTACGGGATAGGAGAAAGGAtataaaaaaacagaacaaacagtgGCCAGTACTggctgaaaaagaaaggagaagaaaagttaAAGTTAACTTGATTTACTCCCTGTTCTTCCCGAAATCAACGCAAGGCATTTTCCCCATCCAGCATCCACATTCGGGAAAGACAGACACAAGCCCAGAGAAAGCAAATCCTTCGCTTTGGAACAAGCTGACGTTAATCCAACACACCGTGTTCGTGAGCGGCTTCAGCTGACCTCAGCGGCAGAGAGCTCACGAACAGGATATTCATAAAGCGAGATCTCACTAAGCAAGCCCAAATCTAAAGCCACCTCACGTGATGAGCTTAGCTCTTAAGTTTAACCTGTCAGCTTTACTTAAGAATTGCAGAGATACCTTTGTAGAGCCCTCTCGTCATTTCGCCCGTAAGCTCTCAGCGCGCCTACGTGGAACGGAGTACCGTTCTCAGCCAACACCCACCCGCCACGGGGAACCGAGACtcgggttttgcttttttaaatctgAACGCAACCaacaaaaacctgcaaaaattACACCATTGTATTTGGCAACGTTTTCTTTCATTGCTTGCAGCTCACCGGACTAGATTTCTCAGACACACCAATGCGGCTGCACATTGTTTCAATAAAACTTTACTGCAGTTTGAAGGGTGACCGCATAGTCATCTCCTTCCTAAGGGTTTGTGTCACCAGCCCTGGTTTTATAACAAAAGAAAGCTGGCGTAAGAAAGCTAGTCACGTATGTGACTATTGCAGAGAACAGCAATTCGCAACCACTAACAGGACTATCGACAGGATATCCGATACTTGTTTAACTGTAATTAAAGTTGATTTAAAAGATTTTCTGTAAAGTCAGCACTCACTTGCAAAGGGTCAAAGCCACAGGCCTAGCTTTCTGAACTTTTGGTCTACTGCTTCTTATCTCCTGGACTGAGAGGCAGGAATCAAGAGACCGAAAGCCCAGAGAGCAGCTGCAATTACTCCAGAGGCTGCACTACGAGGTGTGGTGCGCAGCCAAGGGTCCGCCTGACAGtcacccacagcccagctaccACTAAGCAGCCAGAGAAAATGCAAACGCTTCCCTGATGATACGTGCTTGCCACCTGCTTCAGGAAACGCTACCTGCTTATCAGCCACGGAGGGACAATATCGGAGACATGTTAGGACGGTGCATTCTTTAACAGTTTGCAGCCAGGCCCGGTAATTTAACTTTTGTCGCCTTTACTTTTATGGCGAATTAACTCCTGGACGGTCTTTTTCCCCACCCCAATCTTTtgaagccaaaaaaacccccacccctcCTACACACACAGAGGACTTATCAGCCCACAGTTATGAAAGCCAGACCGTTCTGGGGTTACAGACATGCAAAACGACACGAAGACTAGGAAGAGAGCGCACGTTACTTGTACTGGGGAAGGGCACATCCGAGCATCAAGAACATCAGTCCGACCGCTCCCCCAAAGGACAGGCTGATCAAAGCTACAACGAGAACACAAATCGACAGCGGATGAAGGAGGGGCTCAACACGCCGCATGAAACACCGACCGCGACCTTCGAACGAGGCCGAGGCTCCGCCATAGCGAGCCCAGGGTGGGGCCGGGCGCGCCGCTcgcccgccgccggggcagaGCTTCCACCGATCCACCCCCGGGCCCGGGGGTGGCAGGGCGGGAAGCCCGGGCTCCTCTTTCGGGGCGGAGGGCGgcgcagggcagccccggccgcccggCAGAGcggggcccgccggcccccgcggcggcggccggccccTCCCGCCCGAGGAGGGCCGCGCGGCCCCTTCACCGCCCCTCCCTGCgagggccgccccgcgcccgcacGGCCCGCCGGGCCTCCCGCGGGCGTGCGGCCCCAccggcgggggccgcggggccgccctccccgccccggccgccgtaCGGCCTCCGCCAGGCGGCGGGGCGCTCGGCGCTGCGCGGCCCACCGGGGGGAGCGAGAGAGGGGGCGCCCCGCCGCCGTTGCCAAGGCAACCgctccgcccccgcccccgcgcacCTTTGATGCCGGCCATGGCGCCGCCCGTCCCGCGAGCCGCACAGGCGGAGGGGCTCGCGCCGGGAAGCGGAACTGGCGCGGCCCGGAGCCGCTTCCGGGAGGGGAGCGCGCAGGCGCCGagcgccccccgcccgctcccctcgCCCGCTCCGGCCGCGTGACGCGCGCTATGTGGTGCGCGCGTGGAGGGCCCACGGCGCCAGCTCCGCCCCCACCCGGAAGCGCGGGAAGCTGTCGCGCCGTCACCCGCAGCCAGGGGCCCTCCGCTGCGCGCCGCTCCCGCGCCGCCCGTCCGCCCCGACGGCGACCGGGGCGGGGCTCCAGGGCGGCGCAGCGGTGCGCACGCTCCTCTTCAGGCCCCGCCCCTTCCGGTAGGATCAGCCAATGAGAGGCGGCGTGTCCGGAGAAGAGGGCTGACTCCCTTTAGGGCTGTCATGGCGGTCGCCGAGCGGGCCGGCGCCGCTCCCGcgctcttcctgctcctcctctgcgctGCCGCGGGCCCCGCGCGGTGCTGGGACCGGCCGGGTGAGATCCGCGGGGCCGGGCTTGTCTCTGCCAGGCCCTCCCGGCTGAAGGAGCCTCGAGCCCCTCAGCCGCCTCTCCCgtcgccgcggcggcggggcgggggtgcgGCGGCGccgagcgcggcgcggcgctgccgggTCAGCGGCGGCCTGgtgcggggcagggggggcgtGCCGGGGCCTACGCCAGGAAGGCTTTTCGGTTTGGGCTCCCTTTCAACCGGCTCGCGCCGCAGTGGTAATCCCGCTGCGCCGTCGCTGGTGGCGGTACGCTCCGAGAGGAATAAGCCCGAGCCCCCTCCGAAGGAGATGGGGAGCTCTGCCGCGTCCCCCTCTGCGCGTCTGATGCTTGTTCGGGCCTTGCCTCTTGGAGAAGCACGCTATTGCGTCCTTTGTATTCTCAGCCTTTTCCTGGTAGGAGGCCCGTGTGGCTAAGGGGAGCGCGTCTGGGCAAACGTTGACCTTCGTGCTGCCTGTTTCAGGGAGGGTTCTGCTGAGGGAGGTACAGGCGCTCACTCTCCACAGAGGCCAGTACACGACATCCCGGCGGACAGCTGCAGTCCCTCAGCTACAGTGCACGGGAGGCACTGCTGGATGTTCCCGCGTCCCTGAGGTCGTTCAGTGTTACAACAAAGGTTGGGATGGCTATGATGTACAGGTAACTGTTTAAAAGCTGTTGAACGTTTAATGAAATCGTCTTCCCCCAGACTTGGTAGCTTCCAAAGGAGAAAAGAGTAACAGGCTAGGGGGTCAGTTCGGCTTGCTTTTTGTTAGAGGACCTTTGACAATTAAAGCTTAACCTAAAGAAAGCCTTTCTAAcctggaagacattttttacgctgagggtggtgaaacactggcacaggttgcccagagaggtggtggatgccccatccccggaaacattccaggtcaggttggacggggctctgagcaacctgatctagttgaagatgtccctgccagcggcagggggttggactagatgacctttagaggtcccttccaacccaaactattctatgattaaatactttttgggtttggattttctAGGACTACTGTAGGTATATCTTTGAAATGTGCCTGAAGGCTGTAATGTAAGAACACTGCATAGCAAACCTTCgttggttttaattaaaatgttgctGGAGTTCATAAGATCAAACTCTTGTGAACCCTTGAGGATGCTCTTGCTTTGGCATTGCTGCATGGATTTCCAATTTTTAGAGTAGAAAGGGCTATAAATATTTGCATCACTCTaccttttaaaaactaaatttcaGACTTGCGTGACTTCCTCTGGTGTGTCAGTACTAGTCAGTAAATAGtcatgtgtttctgttttgttagcTATTACCCAGGCTTCTGCCAATAGATTAACCAGGAATCAAGGCTGAAGGTAATTGTTAAAACTGATACAGTATTGTAAAAGTACAGTCAAATTTGAATTGGCAGTTGGTACTGCTCTCCTGAATTATTAGTTTAgaaactactacttttttttttttcccagaatatgTGTCACTTGCAGTTAGAGGTGATACCTAAGTTCAGATACTTCAAGGAGACATGAGACTGAGGAATCTGCATATACTTAA
This region of Aptenodytes patagonicus chromosome 4, bAptPat1.pri.cur, whole genome shotgun sequence genomic DNA includes:
- the LEPROTL1 gene encoding leptin receptor overlapping transcript-like 1: MAGIKALISLSFGGAVGLMFLMLGCALPQYNQYWPLFVLFFYILSPIPYCIARRLVDDTDATSNACKELAIFLTTGIVVSAFGLPIVFARAELIYWGACALVLTGNTVIFATILGFFLVFGSNDDFSWQQW